The Mammaliicoccus sciuri genome window below encodes:
- the tsaD gene encoding tRNA (adenosine(37)-N6)-threonylcarbamoyltransferase complex transferase subunit TsaD, translating into MSESIILSIETSCDETAASVIKNGNEIISNEVVTQMMTHKKFGGVVPEVASRQHVEVMTTVIDEALKNANMQMDDIDAIAVTEGPGLIGALLVGVASAKALAFSHQKPLIPVHHIAGHIYANHLVKPLEFPLIALIVSGGHTELIYMKNHLDFEVIGETRDDAVGEAYDKVARTIGLPYPGGPEVDRLAQIGKDTLNFPRVWLEKDSYDFSFSGLKSAVINTLHNKKQKNEEIIKEDVATSFQNSVVEVLVGKTMAAVKDYDVQQLIVAGGVAANKGLRHALEQESNKLGIDLSIPPLNLCTDNAAMIGSVAHYLYENNRFSNMKLNGKSSLDIEVF; encoded by the coding sequence ATGTCTGAATCAATTATATTAAGTATAGAAACAAGTTGTGATGAAACAGCAGCAAGCGTCATAAAAAACGGCAATGAAATTATCAGTAATGAAGTTGTTACACAAATGATGACACATAAAAAATTTGGCGGTGTAGTACCAGAAGTAGCGAGTCGTCAACACGTTGAAGTGATGACAACAGTGATTGATGAAGCTTTGAAAAATGCAAATATGCAAATGGATGACATTGATGCAATAGCCGTAACAGAAGGTCCAGGATTAATTGGTGCTTTACTTGTCGGTGTTGCAAGTGCTAAAGCCTTAGCATTTAGTCATCAAAAGCCACTTATTCCAGTTCATCATATTGCAGGGCATATTTATGCTAATCATCTCGTTAAACCATTAGAATTTCCTTTAATTGCACTAATCGTTTCTGGTGGACATACAGAACTGATTTACATGAAAAATCATTTAGATTTTGAAGTTATAGGTGAAACGCGCGATGATGCAGTCGGTGAGGCATATGACAAAGTTGCTAGAACAATAGGTTTACCATATCCAGGAGGTCCTGAAGTTGATAGACTTGCACAAATCGGTAAAGATACTTTGAATTTCCCTAGAGTATGGTTAGAGAAAGACAGTTATGATTTCAGTTTCAGTGGGTTGAAAAGTGCGGTTATTAATACATTGCATAATAAAAAGCAAAAAAATGAAGAAATCATTAAAGAAGATGTTGCGACTAGTTTCCAAAATAGTGTTGTAGAAGTACTTGTCGGCAAAACAATGGCCGCAGTTAAAGACTATGATGTTCAACAATTAATTGTAGCTGGTGGTGTAGCTGCGAATAAAGGTTTACGTCATGCACTTGAGCAAGAATCAAACAAATTAGGAATAGATCTTAGTATTCCACCATTAAATTTATGTACAGATAATGCTGCTATGATAGGGTCAGTAGCTCATTACTTGTATGAAAAT